In a genomic window of Acidilobus saccharovorans 345-15:
- a CDS encoding B12-binding domain-containing radical SAM protein, whose amino-acid sequence MRTVWVKAVSEGFKVVLTAEGATASDTLGASVAGFISALPDSYIKPLIARTYFRVKSRNGIAERAPYGLAKVEASLVAKGVVSRDEVVIASPYELDKVIGSNTRVLGIYVMDPLGLSFGSGIVYWILKLAGLPYRGIPFIARSFLEIFTNPAVKAHRNHMKIVVGGPATWQLTDTGYHRKLGVDVVYEGEFESLGPSVFSRLLRGEPLPPVVSAPPAKLEDIPTILTPANGGLVEVSRGCGRGCSFCTPTLSGAIKSLPFEGHIDQEIRVNIERGGMKDINLHSEEFFRYGAKGIEPNPEKVIELTRKAYRLVKSYGDEYTISTDFTTAAAVAYRPKMVEEAAQYINEGDRRTFIEMGIETGSPRLLRKLMPGKALPYTPEQYPEVVEQAIGILNDNRWVVVGTMIVNLPGETEDDVIYDLELLDRIKKLRVITFPLPFIPMGALRHTYFTILNKMLLDPVRGQFILEALSKAFSEAAADMDMAVEKMENPFAKVIIGRLGKTLASMLVKRYEEAMSELASRRLKVPEVSESYTTLRTTAY is encoded by the coding sequence AAGGTCGTGCTAACGGCTGAGGGAGCCACCGCCAGTGACACCTTAGGCGCCAGCGTGGCAGGCTTCATAAGCGCCCTCCCGGACAGCTACATCAAGCCCCTCATAGCAAGGACGTACTTCAGGGTGAAGTCAAGGAATGGCATAGCTGAGAGGGCCCCCTACGGCTTAGCTAAGGTCGAGGCCTCGCTCGTGGCTAAGGGCGTGGTTAGCAGGGACGAGGTTGTCATAGCCAGCCCCTATGAGCTTGACAAGGTCATAGGGTCCAACACTAGAGTGCTTGGGATATATGTCATGGACCCCCTCGGGCTCAGCTTTGGAAGCGGGATAGTTTACTGGATACTTAAGCTTGCCGGCCTGCCCTACAGGGGCATACCGTTCATCGCCAGGTCCTTCCTGGAGATATTTACAAACCCGGCAGTTAAGGCGCACAGGAACCACATGAAGATAGTTGTCGGAGGGCCGGCCACGTGGCAGCTGACAGACACCGGTTATCATAGGAAGCTTGGAGTGGATGTTGTATATGAGGGGGAGTTCGAGAGCCTCGGCCCCTCGGTGTTCTCCAGGCTTCTAAGGGGGGAGCCCCTGCCCCCGGTGGTCTCAGCCCCTCCAGCTAAGCTTGAGGACATCCCGACGATATTGACGCCTGCGAACGGGGGACTGGTGGAGGTCTCAAGGGGCTGCGGCAGGGGCTGCTCCTTCTGCACCCCGACGCTCAGCGGCGCCATAAAGTCGCTCCCATTTGAGGGCCACATAGATCAGGAGATAAGGGTCAACATAGAGAGGGGTGGGATGAAGGACATAAACCTTCACAGCGAGGAGTTCTTTAGGTACGGAGCCAAGGGCATAGAGCCCAACCCTGAGAAGGTCATCGAGCTCACCAGGAAGGCCTACAGGCTTGTCAAGTCGTATGGCGACGAGTATACTATATCCACGGACTTTACAACGGCCGCCGCGGTGGCCTACAGGCCTAAGATGGTTGAGGAGGCCGCGCAGTACATAAACGAGGGTGACAGGAGGACATTCATAGAGATGGGCATAGAGACGGGCTCCCCGAGGCTGCTGAGGAAGCTCATGCCCGGTAAGGCCCTTCCCTACACGCCGGAGCAGTACCCTGAGGTGGTGGAGCAGGCCATAGGCATACTCAACGATAACAGATGGGTAGTGGTTGGCACAATGATAGTTAACCTCCCCGGGGAGACCGAGGACGACGTAATTTATGACTTAGAGCTCCTGGATAGAATTAAGAAGCTGAGGGTGATAACGTTCCCGCTGCCATTCATACCCATGGGGGCCCTGAGGCACACATACTTCACCATCTTAAACAAGATGCTGCTGGACCCGGTCAGAGGGCAGTTCATACTTGAGGCTCTTTCAAAGGCCTTCAGCGAGGCCGCAGCTGACATGGATATGGCCGTGGAAAAGATGGAGAACCCCTTTGCTAAGGTAATAATAGGGAGGCTTGGCAAGACGTTGGCTTCCATGCTGGTTAAGCGTTATGAGGAGGCAATGAGCGAGCTCGCCTCGAGGAGGTTGAAGGTACCAGAGGTGAGCGAGAGCTACACGACGTTAAGGACTACCGCCTATTGA
- a CDS encoding APC family permease: MARTPSRSLRKELSFLEILIAGIVGAVGTGVLFAPAQMAVEAGPSLVMAWVLGAIFYTFISIPIIELALTWPEAGGPARYPLYTHGNILNLISSFMNLVWYLFIPPIEALATVEGLSFIFPSLIVPHTTIPTLQGAVVGTLLLLLFVPFNYFGVKAFGKATASVGIIKLLVYVAAALALAFAFFDFRNFSAVKGGFMPFGFSGVFLAIPFAMFAYGGIRVIPDFAEEVKDKSFLGKAILLTVLGQTLFYILFSVVFIGGLKWSSLSITPGNWTAVGYLPGNPFVDLANAARSSLALYLTLVVAILGPFVTGYIYLGSGVRVLFSMARSGYMPEKLKEISESYAIPYWALIVFAIIAAVLTFLTAPVPTIYAMLQDAVVGGYLAFATLPVAMLAGHRKNLIPKEYRLPGSWIWAALAFASASLISFWSGWPAVPYAVAIGLAGALIFGAVFRVKGSLLSSLWYLVYLGFIVLMSYIGSDGALSIIGFIPASIIVAVVSVVAFLPWGVLSASSS, from the coding sequence GTGGCGCGCACACCGAGCAGGTCCCTGAGGAAGGAGCTTTCCTTCCTTGAGATACTGATAGCCGGGATAGTGGGCGCCGTGGGAACCGGCGTCCTCTTCGCGCCCGCGCAGATGGCCGTTGAGGCAGGGCCGAGCTTAGTAATGGCATGGGTTCTCGGCGCCATATTCTACACATTCATATCAATACCTATTATAGAACTTGCCCTTACCTGGCCCGAGGCCGGAGGGCCTGCCAGGTACCCCCTGTATACCCATGGTAACATCCTAAACCTGATATCATCGTTTATGAACCTGGTCTGGTACCTCTTCATACCTCCGATAGAGGCCCTGGCCACTGTCGAGGGCCTCTCGTTCATATTTCCGTCACTAATAGTCCCACACACCACTATTCCGACCCTACAAGGCGCAGTGGTGGGAACCCTGCTCCTGTTGCTCTTCGTGCCATTCAATTACTTCGGCGTGAAGGCCTTTGGTAAGGCCACGGCCTCGGTCGGCATTATAAAGCTGCTCGTTTACGTTGCCGCAGCGCTGGCCCTGGCCTTTGCGTTCTTCGACTTCAGGAACTTCTCAGCAGTCAAAGGAGGTTTCATGCCCTTTGGGTTCAGCGGCGTCTTCCTGGCGATACCCTTTGCCATGTTCGCATATGGCGGCATAAGGGTTATACCCGACTTCGCCGAGGAGGTAAAGGATAAGTCGTTCTTAGGAAAGGCCATACTGCTAACGGTGCTGGGCCAGACGCTCTTCTATATACTGTTCAGCGTGGTCTTCATTGGCGGGTTAAAGTGGAGCTCGCTTAGCATAACGCCCGGTAACTGGACGGCAGTGGGCTACCTGCCAGGGAATCCCTTCGTAGACTTAGCAAACGCCGCCAGGTCCTCGCTTGCGCTCTACCTGACGCTAGTCGTCGCTATACTAGGCCCATTCGTCACAGGCTACATATACCTGGGCAGCGGGGTCAGGGTGCTGTTCTCTATGGCAAGGTCGGGCTACATGCCGGAGAAGCTTAAGGAAATAAGCGAGTCCTACGCGATCCCCTACTGGGCCCTCATAGTGTTTGCTATAATTGCAGCCGTTCTGACCTTCCTGACGGCCCCAGTGCCCACAATATATGCTATGCTCCAGGACGCCGTGGTGGGCGGCTACCTGGCGTTTGCAACTCTCCCCGTGGCAATGCTCGCTGGCCACAGGAAGAACCTGATACCTAAGGAGTACAGGTTGCCAGGCTCATGGATATGGGCGGCCCTGGCCTTTGCCAGCGCCTCTCTCATATCATTCTGGAGCGGCTGGCCCGCGGTGCCCTACGCAGTGGCCATAGGGCTTGCCGGCGCCCTGATCTTTGGCGCCGTATTTAGGGTCAAAGGAAGCCTTCTCAGCTCCTTATGGTACCTTGTATACCTGGGCTTCATAGTACTCATGTCCTACATAGGCAGCGATGGCGCCCTCTCGATCATAGGCTTCATACCAGCAAGCATCATAGTGGCTGTAGTCTCAGTCGTGGCGTTTCTTCCATGGGGGGTCCTCAGCGCAAGCTCGTCGTAA